From a single Terriglobales bacterium genomic region:
- a CDS encoding HEAT repeat domain-containing protein: MLFIEDLASLVLWLLATVLSVNLLFLLFIFYRRLARKRYYEDKDSARSRYTRVVSEFVDNEISVDRAVALLQEASSRAEHDAVQEMLLAQEDANNAERISQVFFGLGYVDEWARQAFGRRRAKALLERSMKREKAAISTTVPRTLLTPVRRMRMFAVPRSVALEALGRLAPDYAQVFVAEALHDPASEVRRIAIAAMGRNRHPAAIPLLFDELLKAVEMNNDVSLRSTKSALVCYTMEDLFHFVPYMTHPNRRMRFFVVDTVREIANKAARHMLLNKNDFPQELYDAFLENAVRDEFADVRARAGAVIKHFRDKRAVQALRTLLSDENDFVRLHSVRACQDRYYAELVPDMIRRLSDTRWRVREAAVKALAAFGASGSNELYRYFVATKDQYVSEQITEEIQRSGLTADIVAALAHGGEDRDLAMAVAKKMVLMGKSSLLTSAAAGLTQPEPRILLMDALMLAPTEQFLAVLETIGQTDDGPVGDKARSLLQAAEQRALAAAGRT; this comes from the coding sequence TTGCTTTTCATCGAGGATCTGGCATCGCTGGTGCTGTGGCTGCTGGCCACGGTGTTGAGCGTCAATCTGCTGTTCCTGCTGTTCATCTTTTACCGCCGGCTGGCGCGCAAGCGGTATTACGAGGACAAGGACTCGGCACGCTCGCGCTACACGCGCGTGGTGTCGGAGTTCGTGGACAACGAGATCTCGGTGGACCGCGCGGTCGCGCTGCTGCAGGAAGCCAGCTCGCGGGCGGAGCACGACGCGGTGCAGGAGATGCTGCTCGCGCAAGAGGACGCCAACAACGCCGAGCGCATCTCGCAGGTGTTCTTCGGGCTGGGCTACGTGGACGAGTGGGCGCGCCAGGCTTTCGGCCGCCGGCGCGCCAAGGCGCTGCTGGAGCGCTCGATGAAGCGGGAGAAAGCGGCCATCTCCACCACCGTCCCGCGCACCCTGCTGACACCCGTCCGGCGCATGCGGATGTTCGCGGTGCCGCGCTCGGTGGCGCTGGAGGCGCTGGGCCGCCTCGCGCCCGACTACGCGCAGGTCTTCGTGGCCGAGGCGCTGCACGATCCGGCGTCGGAGGTGCGGCGCATCGCCATCGCCGCCATGGGACGCAACCGGCACCCGGCCGCCATCCCGCTGCTGTTCGACGAGCTGCTCAAGGCGGTCGAGATGAACAACGACGTCTCGCTGCGCAGCACCAAGTCGGCGCTGGTCTGCTACACCATGGAGGACCTGTTCCACTTCGTCCCCTACATGACGCACCCGAACCGGCGCATGCGGTTCTTCGTGGTGGACACGGTGCGCGAGATCGCCAACAAGGCCGCGCGCCACATGCTGCTCAACAAGAACGATTTTCCGCAGGAGCTCTACGACGCCTTCCTGGAGAACGCCGTGCGCGACGAGTTCGCCGACGTGCGCGCGCGCGCCGGGGCGGTGATCAAGCACTTCCGCGACAAGCGCGCGGTGCAGGCGCTGCGCACCCTGCTCTCCGACGAGAACGACTTCGTGCGGCTGCACTCGGTGCGCGCCTGTCAGGACCGCTACTACGCCGAGCTCGTGCCCGACATGATCCGCCGGCTCTCCGACACGCGCTGGCGGGTGCGCGAAGCGGCCGTCAAGGCGCTCGCCGCCTTCGGCGCCTCCGGTTCCAACGAACTCTACCGCTACTTCGTCGCCACCAAGGACCAATACGTGAGTGAGCAGATCACCGAAGAGATCCAGCGTTCCGGCCTGACCGCCGACATCGTGGCCGCGCTCGCGCATGGCGGCGAGGACCGCGACCTGGCCATGGCGGTCGCCAAGAAGATGGTGCTGATGGGCAAGTCGTCGCTGCTGACTTCGGCGGCCGCGGGCCTGACGCAGCCCGAGCCGCGCATCCTGCTGATGGACGCGCTCATGCTCGCGCCGACGGAGCAGTTCCTCGCCGTGCTGGAGACCATCGGGCAGACCGACGATGGCCCGGTGGGGGACAAGGCCCGCAGCCTGTTGCAGGCGGCCGAGCAGCGGGCCCTGGCCGCGGCGGGGAGGACTTAG
- a CDS encoding glycosyltransferase family 2 protein: MHNAILHFFDYINAIVLVYFLVTNVVYTVLMVFSLYSVTMHSKSAQHGAYADLLESPVTPPVALIVPAHNEEEAIVQTVMSLLEIQFPEKEVIVVDDGSTDGTVERLVNQFHLLRMDLIYRQVAPCKPVFAFYFNPERPDLIVISKENGGKADALNAGINLARSPYFCTVDADSIIEPQALLRLMAPVVESSVNTIVSGGVVRIANGCTLRNGRIVDVNLPKSWLERCQVVEYIRTFLFGRPGWNFLNATFICSGAFCLLHRETVLEAGGFSTDTVTEDIDIIATLHRFCKKNHRKYRMVFTTDPICWTEAPHSVGMLARQRRRWQLGLMQTVMKHNDMIFSPRYGLMGLLSMPFHAYVEAIGCTIEAFGTFIIPFTFLVGAMPFSLFIMLMFLAFGYGTLLSVGSVLLEETTLRRYPKVRDVFYLVLFAMIENIGYRQMVTMFRAQGVIQYFTGLKKWELVVHKGVEGRMLVEDEI; the protein is encoded by the coding sequence GTGCACAACGCGATCCTCCATTTCTTCGACTACATCAACGCCATCGTGCTGGTGTATTTCCTCGTGACCAACGTGGTCTACACCGTGCTCATGGTGTTCTCGCTCTATTCCGTCACCATGCACTCCAAGTCGGCGCAGCACGGCGCCTACGCCGACCTGCTGGAGTCGCCGGTCACGCCGCCGGTCGCGCTCATCGTCCCGGCGCACAACGAAGAAGAAGCCATCGTCCAGACGGTGATGTCGCTGCTCGAGATCCAGTTCCCGGAGAAGGAAGTCATCGTGGTCGACGACGGCTCGACCGACGGCACGGTGGAGCGCCTGGTGAACCAGTTCCACCTGCTGCGAATGGACCTGATCTACCGGCAGGTGGCGCCCTGCAAGCCGGTGTTCGCGTTCTACTTCAACCCCGAGCGGCCCGACCTGATCGTGATCTCGAAGGAGAACGGCGGCAAGGCCGACGCGCTCAATGCCGGCATCAACCTGGCGCGCAGCCCGTACTTCTGCACGGTGGACGCCGATTCCATCATCGAGCCGCAGGCGCTGCTCCGGCTGATGGCGCCGGTGGTCGAGTCCAGCGTCAACACGATCGTGAGCGGCGGCGTGGTGCGCATCGCCAACGGCTGCACGCTGCGCAACGGCCGCATCGTCGACGTCAACCTGCCCAAGTCGTGGCTGGAGCGCTGCCAGGTGGTCGAGTACATCCGGACCTTCCTGTTCGGCCGTCCGGGATGGAACTTCCTGAACGCCACCTTCATCTGCTCGGGAGCGTTCTGCCTGCTGCATCGCGAGACCGTGCTCGAGGCCGGGGGCTTTTCCACCGACACCGTCACCGAAGACATCGACATCATCGCGACGCTGCACCGCTTCTGCAAGAAGAACCACCGCAAGTACCGCATGGTGTTCACCACCGACCCCATCTGCTGGACCGAGGCGCCGCACTCGGTGGGGATGCTTGCCCGCCAGCGCCGCCGCTGGCAGCTCGGCCTGATGCAGACGGTGATGAAGCACAACGACATGATCTTCAGCCCGCGCTACGGCCTGATGGGGCTGCTGAGCATGCCGTTCCACGCCTACGTGGAGGCCATCGGCTGCACCATCGAGGCGTTCGGCACCTTCATCATCCCGTTCACGTTCCTGGTGGGAGCGATGCCGTTCTCGCTCTTCATCATGCTGATGTTCCTGGCGTTCGGCTACGGCACGCTGCTGTCGGTCGGCTCCGTGCTGCTGGAAGAGACCACGCTGCGCCGCTATCCCAAGGTGCGCGACGTCTTCTACCTGGTGCTGTTCGCGATGATCGAGAACATCGGCTACCGCCAGATGGTGACCATGTTCCGCGCGCAGGGGGTCATCCAGTACTTCACCGGCCTCAAGAAGTGGGAGCTGGTCGTGCACAAGGGCGTCGAAGGCCGCATGTTGGTGGAAGATGAAATATAG